The DNA region CAAAGTCGAGATtgttgtatttattaaaaaaaaaaaccaaaaaactttcAGGGCTTGGAAATGTTAAGTCCTATTAAATTGCACATATGCTGCAGGCACTTTTACTTTCAGTTTCTGTTTTGATCAGTTAAGTTTAAAcgtaactttttttttccattttctttctttaaggcTAGGCAGATGTTTTCTTTGTACTGGTGGCTGGAGAAGCTGCCTTTATCAGTTATTCATAGACCCTGTCAAAAATTTTATCACCCAAAACGTCAGCATTACCCTTTTACTGACTCAGGTGTATGAGAAGTTTTAAAGCTGACACCTTTTCCTACAGTCTGTAAAATGCCTCTGTTAGTCCATATTTAGCTTCCAGAGCATTGACGGTTTAACATCTTTATCGCTGCTTTGTATTATTCATTTTTGTGTCTTCCCAAGAAGAGCTAAAGTACAgtcagtttttatttaaaacttagcTAATGTACTTGGATCTTCGCTGTGTACAAGGCACTGTTCTAGTTGCTGGTCATGCTGCGGTGAACAGAGTCAAGAGCGTTGCCCCATATGGAAGATTGTCTTTTAAAGAACTATTGACAAAAGTAACTACAGGATGAATCAAATGTATTCATGTCGTTAGAGAAATTCAAATCAACACTGGGAATTCAGTATTGGGGGATCATGGAAAACTTCACAAAAGAGCTGGTATTTAAAACCTTGAGAAAGCAAGGTTTTCATAAATATGGACAGTGAACGTCAAAGAATTTTGAGGCAGAGAACATAGGATGTACAAAGGAGGGGCAGTGGGCAAGCACAGTGCATATTTGGGAAATTCCAGTCTGTCTGGTCCATGATACATGTTTGGTAATAGTGGGAGATATGAGGAAAATAGGATGGTGCTAGATAGTGCATGGTTTTTCATATGACGTTAAGGGGTTTGGGTCGTATTCTGTAGGTAACTGAGTgccataatttttgttttaagggGTTACATAGTCATAATTGTTTAATAGAGATTAATTGACTGGATTAGGGGAAAGAGTGAGTCAGTACCAGTTAGAAGGCTATTGTAATAGGTGAAAGGTAATGAGGGCCTTGAGAACGGGAGGAAGAGAGTGTTGAGTTACTGTGTAGGAGGAATTGATGTGAGTTGATATTTCTTGGCATATggttgatactagaggcctggtgcacgaattcatgcatgggtggggtctcttggggtggcctgcggagatcagaccccagcttgcacccccagcctcacagccctgctgccttgcctggcaccccaccttggcctggtgtgGTCCGCTCAGCTGCTCCACCATCTTGCTGTAGTCCAACATGCGTCCcagatgcctgccatgttctgcactgccccctcgtggtcagtgcacatcatagcgagcagttgaactctgGGTCAGATGACCgctggaggggacaatttgcatattaggctttcattatataggataggatgggagaggatggggaggaatGAGTCAGTTCATTCAGAACTTCCTATCTTGGGGAACTGGGAGATTGGaagtgtttaaaaaatgaataaaatgcagcAGGATTGGAAGGAGATGGAGTTGATTTTGCAAGAATGGTTGGATTTAAAGAGATATTTCAGATTGGAAAATGTTGAATGTTTGGTGCTAAGGGATATCCAAATGCAAATGCTTAGGAGGCATTTAGATTAGTACGGGAAGGGGTCAAACTGGTAGTAGCGATTTGGAAGTAAGACTTGGTACTTGGCATAAATGCAATAACCCATGAAGACAGTGAAGTTTGAGAAGAGGTGCGAGAGCAGAGCCCCATATTAGGGAGGACATAGTAGTACCTCCCTAGAGTGAAGTTCCTGAATTGGGATGAAAATACCACAGTGGACTAGTACTTTATACTTTCCAGAGTCCTTTACGCTCTCTGCACTTCAGTACTGGTTGTCTTATGACAGAGGCAGGatagggtttgttttttgtttttccatttgagGGAATTAAAGCTAGTCAGTAGCAGAACTAGAACTTACCCGCagttgtttatgtatttacttaaaacatttaaaaaaatatttctttattgatttcagagatgaagggagaggctgagagagagagatagaaacatcaatgatgagagagaatcggtgattggctgcctccttcacgttccctactggggatagagcccgcaacccaggcatgtgcccttggccagaatcgaacctgggacccttcattccacaggctgacgctctgtccactgagccaaaccggctagggcctgttaaggtttttaaaaatcactcagaCTTTTCTTCcagtgattaaaaaaaactgtTCCTCAGAATCCtaaacttcctttttaaaaaaaaatattttttacttacttatttattttttttcagatgtaGTCCCTTATTCAATCTGGGCCaccacagagacagacagaaagcgcagggatatttttcttttgcatcCCAGTGCAACTAAACTTCCTTTTAAGGGACATCAGGGATATTACCTCTGGGGCCAACAGCTGGCTGGGGGATGGTGGGACTCTCCTTTCACCCCTGATTTAGTCAAAATAATTCCCAGAGGCAGTCTGTGGAATAGTTTAAAGCCTGGTTTCTGTGTTCAGATTGCCTCAATTCtaattccagctctgcctcttacaTGCTGAGTAATTTGGGGCAAATTGCTTAACCTCTTTGTgtctcaacttcctcatctgtaaaatggtatcTACCTTAGAATactacttcataggattgttttgaggattaagtgagttaaatCATTTAAAGGTTTGTAACAGTACCAGGCATATAGTAGTTATGTGGTAAATGTCAACTCAAATTATCTGTTTTATATTTTGGggatttatataaaactagaggcctggtgcataaaattcacacatgggtaggatccctaggcctggccggtgaagGTGATCAGGGCgtatcagggccttccagctgctggctggggccttgcTTTgctctgtgccgccccctggtggtcagtgcacatcacagtgaacgatcgaactcctggtctcccggtcaaactcccgaggggacactttacatattagccttttatatatatacatttctttaaaaaaaagagtttttggtaaatttgaaaacatcatactatactatactatactatactatactatactatactatacatATCATGTCACATGTTTCAAAGTCCAGACTCCATAAACCAAGGATCATAACTATTTTCCTTCATTCAACTTTTTAAAGTGCCCATTGTGTGCTGAAAGCTTTTCCAGCTAAGACCATTATTGATGCCTCTTCTCCATAGGAATTTCCAACAGACTGGAGCAAGGAAAGGTGGGGAGGTGTTTTAGAGAAAAGCAGTTTGGCATGTAATTGGTATAAATACATGAGTGACTGAACTAGGTTTGGCTTTAGGAACTACACAGATCTCACTCAGTCTGCTGTTAAGGTAGCAATactaattcacacaaataaagacagaaaacctGTGACTGACTTTTACTAAGAAGTAAAATATTAACATCAAATGTATGCAATGGGAAGAGAATAAGGGTAAATGCTCGTTTTCTTGGGAATTGCCGCATAGTTTGGGGGCGTGAGTTTTTTAAAGGAGTTCCAGATTGATTCAGGATTGAGGCAGAAGATCACGTGCTCTCCTTGGATCAGTTTGAAGACTTTCTGGGAGTGGACAGAAGTGTTCTCTGTAtagtaggggtggggaaccttcctTCTGCCagggccatgtggatatttataacatcattcacgtgCCTTtcaaaatgatcaacttaaaaattagcctgctatatttggtcaaacatttaattagctcacccctaatgccttggcagggccagaccaaatgacccTGCAGGCCTTGTACAGTCCAcaggccggacattccccacccctgctctatgggCTTCATTCCTCGAAAAGCTGTTAatgtaccaaaaataaaaaaacgaAAAACAACTACAGATCACGTGGGAAAGGAGAATAATGATGGCGTGCACATCTTGTAGCCATTTGAACGAGATGTCAAGGAACTTGGGTTTGGTgtctctttgcttattttttctgataaatttttaatactttttttcccTTAACTATAGGGGTGTGAATACTTTTTCTCCTGAAGGAAGATTATTTCAAGTGGAATATGCCATTGAGGCTATCAAGGTATAGTATCAAATGGCATAGTTTTTGAGATTTCATGGCAACCTAACGCTTTGCTGGCAGACCATTTAGAGTAAATGTGTTTTCTCTATTCCTTTAGAAAATGTTCTTTATCTCCCTTTAACCACCATTATTAACCATTTTAATAACAATTTCAATCCCATtcctaaaatctattttaaaactttttgaatAGATCACTGCTTCCTAATCATGTAAGTAACCTTTTCTCAGAGGCGTGGAGGGATATGTTTGTGTTGAGAATCTTGGCTATGAAGAGGGGGGTATAGAAGTCCAGAGTTAGCACCTGGgagatatttttaacaaattatttaactGATCACCTGTATTATTGGTAGGATTGTAAATTTATATTAGATTGAACAAGAGATGTGTTTTGTAACCTAGTAACAGAATCGAATAGTTCAAACCCAGTATTCGAAAAGTTAGTTAGAAAATAAGCTGAGGTTCTCATGTAGGAACTGTATTTGTTGGGCTGTGGATGATCTAAAGTCTGATTTAGGTTGTCCGCGATACGGTCCAGGCGTCAGTATTTGTAAGAACTCCCCCAGTGATTCTAATGGCCAGCAAGGGCTGAGAATCACCAGTCTAGTCCAGCCCTTCACTTTGTGCTTCAGTCGCCTCTGTGTCCCTACAAACAGCTCCTGTTTGTATAGTCTAGCAACAAAACATTTTCTCACTGTATAAATCCTGTTTGAAAATAGTTTGTGCTATTTTAGAAATTCATCCTTGTATTGAATCAAAAGCCTAACTTCCTGATGTTTCTTTTAATTGGTTCTAATTTTGCTCTTGAACCACACGGGATGTTTAAACCTCTTCCATAAGACATTTCCTCATATGATTGAAGAGAGCTAGTGTGTTTCCTTTCAAGCTACCTCTTCTAGAAAGAGTGTGTTGGCGGAAACTGTTGTCtgagaatctggaaaaggggggTTCTGATTAGTTAGAGACGTACAAGTGAAGGAGGAAGCATTGCGATAGGTGGTGGGACAGAAAATGATGGGCCAGCTTCAGTGCCTGTTTTCTGAGTAAGCCTCAATTTTGGAGGTTCTCCTTTAAGCTCCTTCCCACTAGTAATTTCTAGATTAGTCAGTGATAATGAGATGGTATCTGATCTCCCTGGCCCTAGGTTGGGATAGGATAGATATAGTGATGTGGCCCTTAATGGATGTAATTTACAATTTAACCTTTGTGAAATTCAGGCTCTTTGGTATTTAAATTAGCCTGGCTGTTGCCTTGACAACTATGAGTAGCTGATGAGAAAGTAGTTTGATAACTGTAAGGATTTAGTAGTATGAAAGGAGCTGGAGAAATGACTAAAAATGGCTGACAAGTAGAAATAATCACTTGGAGGTACTCTACGGATGGCATGGGTGAGACATAGCTGACAGGAATGAGGGAATGCTTTTACAGTAGGTTCTTGGGGGAAGGAGTGGAAATCTATGTCAATGTCAAAATTATTGTATTACACTGAGTACCTGGACATTGGTTACTTGTATTCTAATGAGTTACATTAAACACTACAAAGAGTcagtttagatcagtggttctcaacctgtgggttgtgacccctttgggggtcgaacgaccctttcacaggggtcgcctaagaccatcagaaaacacatatataattacatattgtttttgtgattaatctctatgctttaattatgttcaatttgtaacaatgaaaatacatcctgcatatcagatatttacatgacgattcataacagtagcaaaattacagtgatgaagtagcaacgaaaataattttatgattgggggtcaccacaacatgaggaactgtattaaagggtcgtggcattaggaaggttgagaaccattggtttagatgttccctcttttctccctctccccagtccccaccaagggaggggggagggagtgaaGTTTAGGCAGAATTGTAATATAGAAATATCTGGAAGCAGTTGTAAGTGTACAAAAGAAAACCATCttgattttgatatattttataaaatagccTGTTCATGGGGCATGGTAAGCATGTTATGCAGAATGATTCATGGAATTCTTTGGAATCCTTTGCAATCACAGGCTCCCAAAGTCTGGTGCTCACACGGGCAGTCCCTGCTTTGTAGACCTAACGAAAGAAAATGGTAGTTCAGTGGAGAGGACACATAGTCTTGGAAGGCTTTATGTATGGTGGGTGGATTTGGATAGGCAGGGAGACAGCGTGAGCAGAGGTGCAAGGGTAGGGGATAACACAGCATGAGAAAATGGCTTGGGCTATACTTGCGGGATTTTGTTGGAAAATAATGAGTCATAAAGTTGGAAGAGAAAAGGGGTTAGGTTTTGAGGGCTCTGGAAGCTTATTTGAATTTGATGTTACAGGCAATATAGGGAGCTATTAGTTCTTCAGAGAAGCAGTGtgataaaaatagcattttactGGATCTGTCAGGCCATAACAGGAAAGATAGGTAGGGGGAGAGAAATTAGAGATGGGAGACTGAGTAGGAGGCAGTTGAAGTAAGATAGGCAAGTAAGAATAATTAACATTTGTTGCTCGTTTATTATGTGCTAGGTttcattttaagcattttaatgtattaatttaCCTTCCTCGATGTattgttattatctccattttgcagacaaggaaactgagacagaagGGTAGGTAACTAGGAGGGTGGCATGGAGATGGAGAGATGAAATTAAGCTATATTGTGGACTGCTAGTGACCtcgaaaaattaatatttttacctTGGTGgtggtatttcttttttctttttttttaaagtaaattatttttctggaGGTCACATAGATTTGAGGAATATCCCCTTTTGGAACAAATCAAGATAGCAAAGGTGAGAAGAAACCAGGTCCAGAGAAAACATTAGAGTTTTATTACTTCCTTGCCTACTATGTATAGAACTTTAGGATCTGCCCATCTCCAAAATATTGGCATTCAAGTTGATCATTTTTCAGATTTTCAAGACCTTATTGAACTTCCCTTTGAGAATTCTGTAAATCCATGCTCTTGCCATCAACAGGAGCAATACACTACTGACTTAGGGGGCTCCTTTTATGTGTACCAGCTATGGCTGATTGAAGGTCTACCTTGTGAAGATTTACAGAAAGATTCCTGGTGAGTATGTGAGACTGTTCTTCGCCCAGGACATGTTAACCATAATATGTTTCTCTTTAGCTTGGTTCTACAGCCATTGGGATCCAGACATCAGAGGGGGTGTGCCTAGCTGTGGAGAAGAGAATTACCTCCCCACTCATGGAGCCAAGCAGCATTGAGAAAATTGTAGAGATTGATGCTCACATAGGTAAGGAGCAGGGGAAAGCTGCTCTGTAGGATGGGGCCTGGGTTAATTAGTCTTCTTTGATGTTCCAGGGGAGGTTCATTAGATGAAGGTCTTATTCCCTTGTTAGCAGTTGATTTCCAGGCAGTTGGCCAGTGTGCATAATATAGGAGTAGGAAGCAATTGTAGCGCCCACTTGCTCCCAGAAGTTCCTTTCTCCCTCACATTTAGACTGCAAATGTGATGGTTGTTGAAATACTGAAGGTTGAATCGTAGGCCAGCTCCCTGTGATGGCTGGGTCTTCATTGATGCACAACATTAGCTCAGGTAGGAGGCCACCAGGAGCCGAGGATTCTGGTGAAGCAGGGGATGGTGTAGGAAGCTAGGGTGTTCACTAAGAAGAGAGGAAGGCTAAGGGTCTTCAGTGACTAAGGTTCAGAGAGTataagagccctggccgggtggctcagttggttggaggatcatcccatacaccaaaagaatAATAGACTTTGACCAGATCAGTCCTCTGCCTCTGTTTTCTGATTTATATCTTCACTCCTTATCTCCCCCTacttccctcctttttttctgtttctgttataATTCCCCTTCCTTAGCTTCTGCATCATTATAGTGAGTAAGTCTACTTATTTATAGCATGGCATTTTAATTGGCTGTCTAAATTTTCTTAACCTATCTAGTTATCTAATGAAACAATGGTAAAATAATTAGGTAAAATAATTCATTGCTGGTAGGCATCAGAACCAAATGGCGTGACAACTCTGGGAGCTTGACATTCTCTTTCATAGATACAGAAGCTGAGATTCAGTCTTTTAAGATTAGAACATGTGACAACTTTATCCCAAGCACCTGTCTTTGTAGGTAGGCCAGTGTCACTTCAGTCAACAGATCGAGAGCCACCTCTGTGCATCCACTTTGCCAGTCACCAGGGACAGAGAGGAATGAGACAAGGTCCTTGTGTTCTAGAAGCACACAGTCTGCTCCTGGGCCTGGCcatgcaaataaataagtaaatgcgGTTAAGGGCTCTAGGTATTAGGAAAGGCTGTgtatgtgctgggggggggggggggggggacaaaggAGGAAATAATGAGTTTTGCTGAGGCCAGTGGTGGTGGGACTTTCAAAAAAAGGATTCCATAAAGGTGATGCGTGAGCTGAGTTGATTCTACAAGATAAGGAAGTTTTACCAAGTGAACAAATGCCTGCTATAGCAGAGCACTCTAGTTAGAGGGAATAGAAATGAGCAGAgccttgtaaaataaaaatgccctGGCATAGCAGTTTAATACGACTGGGCGGTGGATGGGCTGTGGCTAGCAATGAGTCTGGGATCCGCAGCGGAAGTCCTTACCATGCGAATGAGCTTAAACGTGATCCTTTTGCTTTAATGGGAAAGGCTTTCAGCCCTGAGGTAATACTCCGGTAGGGTTTTAGAAAGACCATTCTGGTAACAATATTGAAGGTAGAGCGAAGGGGACTGagactggaggcagggagagcaggtaagaaattattttaatctaaAAAGAGATGAGGGCTTTAACCAAGGCCGTGGCCAGAGAACGGAGAGGTAAGGGCTAATGCCAGCCGGGTTAATCacatagagcagcagttctcaaccttctggccctttaaatacagttcctcacgttgtgacccaaccataaaattatttttgttgctacgtaactgtcatgttgctactgttatgaattgtcatgtaaatatctgatatgcaggatggtcttaggcgacccctgtgaaagggtcgttcgacgccaaaggggttgagaaccgctggacatAGAGATTGGTAGAATTTGAAATCTGATTGGTTGTGGAGGCCAAGGAAGCAGATGGAGTCTGATTTGAGTCGGTCGTACATCCAAGTAGATATATTAAGGGAGTCATTTGGCTTTATGGGTCTGAAACATGGGAGTGAGACCTGGGCTGGAGATTTGGATTTGAGTCATGGCATGTAAAGTAACAGCCATAAGCTCATTATCTTGGAGCATTAGGCAAACTTCCCTCCAGTATGCTAGTTGGCTTGGGTTTGGCCAGGGAAATGAAAAGGATTTGATTTTATTCTAGGGTCTTTCATCGAAGCCCACAGTCAGATGGCtatttgtttccttatttctctTGTTGGAGTGTTGGTGTTTGCTTAGTTTGAAAGTGCATCATGGTCTACAAAGAGTGCTAACGGGAAGCTTACAGATGTAGTATGTGGAAATTCATGTTTGATTAGCTGTTCTTCTGTCTTCTACCTTACCAGCTGGACTTCTGTGCCATTGTGgatggttttttatttgtttgtaatATAATTATACTTGGAGTTCAGAGCAGATAATGTCCCATCTACTCTCGTGGGTATATTGCTGTGGGGTTGCTGAATGGCGCCATGGTTCCACTCCAGAATTTCTGTATTTCCTGAGTGGATGAAAGAGTTCTACAAGGATTGGCCGCTGGGTCACTGTTGCTTTTACATTACAGGTTGTGCCATGAGTGGGCTAATTGCTGATGCTAAGACTTTAATTGATAAAGCCAGAGTGGAGACACAGGTAAAATTAGCATCATCTCTTATTTTTACTGTGGTGCTTGAATTCCTGTCTAGTGATGCTATAGCTGTGTGGGCTGTATTGCAGGTATCTGTGTTAATACCAGATATAGCTTCTGGGCGTGATTTGGGTAGAATCCCTAGTCACAACTTTCAGAGGCTTGGAGTCTAGCCACCCAACCATCGCAGCTGTAGGGAAACCCTGGTAAATGGTGCTGACAGTCTCTTGCTTCCTTTTGGTTTGCCTTCTATAAAGCAGGCATCACACTGCATTCTGTTCCCTAATTGACTTTCTGTGGGAGCACCATAGCAGGAGGTAAGCACAGCTAAAGGGCATTCTCCCCCCAGCTGCCTTTGCTGCTGGGCTTGCACATAGCAGCTCTCCTGTGGTGAGTAATGAGAGGTACCAggtgacaaatgctggtgaggaacactgattttttttttttaactgagcacCTGCTGCCTGGAGAGCAGACTAGGAAGAAAACAGTATGTGATGGGGAAAATTTTTTGCACTTATTTGCAAGTTTGCTGTCAGTAATGTGAGAATAATCTAAACACCGACAGAACGATAAGATAGGCAAAGTGGCATCAGCTATCGCATTCACTTTGTGAAAAGACTAaactggggctgtgaggggctaaCTGTTTTTCTAGGGAACAGTGCTCCAGTCCAGCATTACTTGGAATCCTTCTGGTAAAAGTTTGTCTCCAGagctatttctcttcctctcatctTGTCCCAAGCGTGCGAGTTCAGTGTCAAGGAAAACACCCTGGAGCTTGAAGCTTCAGTTTCCAAGCGCAGTccaagggggcaggaggggcatgTGTCGCGGGCTGGGGGCCGCTGTACTGCCCTGCTTGTTTGGAAGGTCGACCATGCTTTGCTCCTCTTCCAGAACCATTGGTTCACCTACAATGAGACAATGACGGTGGAGAGTGTGACCCAGGCTGTGTCCAATCTGGCTCTGCAGTTTGGAGAGGAAGATGCAGATCCGGGTGCCATGGTGAGTGTGAAGCTGTGACAGGTTTTCTTGCTGTTCTTTGGGACCAATTATcttaataccttttttttttttttttccggttcTAGTCTCGTCCCTTTGGTGTAGCACTGTTATTTGGAGGAGTTGACGAGAAAGGACCTCAGCTGTAAGAACCATTTTGCCAtatttttcctgcttcttttttgggggaattattttaatttgggATGGAGACTAGTAGTTTAAATCAACTGAGAAAATGATTGTAGAGATATAAAAAGTGAAGGGCTTTTAGCTGTAAAATTCAGCGGTCCTGTGCTGCTGTACAGAGACAGACTTGGGGCTCCTCTGGAGAACTCCCCACTGGACCCAGTGCTAGTTCTTTGTTACTGTAGCCGGAGGGCGGGCTTTGGAGCTTTGCTTGGGAATTTTGATCCAGTCC from Myotis daubentonii chromosome 18, mMyoDau2.1, whole genome shotgun sequence includes:
- the PSMA5 gene encoding proteasome subunit alpha type-5, whose translation is MFLTRSEYDRGVNTFSPEGRLFQVEYAIEAIKLGSTAIGIQTSEGVCLAVEKRITSPLMEPSSIEKIVEIDAHIGCAMSGLIADAKTLIDKARVETQNHWFTYNETMTVESVTQAVSNLALQFGEEDADPGAMSRPFGVALLFGGVDEKGPQLFHMDPSGTFVQCDARAIGSASEGAQSSLQEVYHKSMTLKEAIKSSLIILKQVMEEKLNATNIELATVQPGQNFHMFTKEELEEVIKDI